Part of the Janibacter endophyticus genome is shown below.
TCGGCGGCTGGCGCGGGCTCGGCGTCGACGCGGTGCCGGCGCTCGGTGTGGCGTGGGTGCTGCTCAAAGCCGCGGTCATCGCCTTCGTCATCATCTGGGTGCGGGTCAGCTGGCCGCGGCTGCGCGAGGACCAGCTGCAGCACCTCGCCTGGGCGCGGCTCGTCCCGCTCGCGCTGCTCCAGCTGGCGATCACCGCCGTCGGGGTGGTGGTGACGGCATGAGCGCGAAGGGGGAGCGACCCACCTCGGGTGGTCTGGTGCCCGGCCTGCTCGGCGGCATGGTCACGACGGCCAAGCAGATGCTCGCGCCGTCGCGCACGGCCGAGTACCCGGACGTCGCACCGACGCTGCCCGCCCGCTCGCGCGGTGTCATCGCGCTCATCGAGGCGAACTGCACGTCCTGCATGCTCTGCGCCCGCGAGTGCCCGGACTGGTGCATCTACATCGACTCGCACAAGGAAGAGGTCGCGCCGACCGCACCGAGTGGGCGCGCGCGGCAGCGCAACGTCCTCGACCGCTTCGCCATCGACTTCTCGCTGTGCATGTACTGCGGCATCTGCGTCGAGGTCTGTCCCTTCGACGCGCTCGAGTGGAGCCCGCAGTTCGAGTACGC
Proteins encoded:
- a CDS encoding 4Fe-4S binding protein, whose product is MSAKGERPTSGGLVPGLLGGMVTTAKQMLAPSRTAEYPDVAPTLPARSRGVIALIEANCTSCMLCARECPDWCIYIDSHKEEVAPTAPSGRARQRNVLDRFAIDFSLCMYCGICVEVCPFDALEWSPQFEYAETDIRELLHEKDRLGEWAQTVPVPPPLDPGAEPAAEVASSTRPARRGGLSPKARPARSDP